One window of Bos indicus isolate NIAB-ARS_2022 breed Sahiwal x Tharparkar chromosome 18, NIAB-ARS_B.indTharparkar_mat_pri_1.0, whole genome shotgun sequence genomic DNA carries:
- the CHST6 gene encoding carbohydrate sulfotransferase 6, producing the protein MWLRRVSSTAVTALLLAQTGLLLFLISRPRLPPAASSEERVHVLVLSSWRSGSSFVGQLFSQHPDVFYLMEPAWHVWAALSQGSALALHMAVRDLVRSVFLCDMDVFEAYLPWRRNLSDLFQWAESRALCSPPACSAFPRGAISSEAVCKPLCARRPFSLAQEACRSYSHVVLKEVRFFNLQVLYPLLSDPALHLRIVHLVRDPRAVLRSREQTAKALARDNGIVLGTNGKWVEADPELRVVREVCRSHVRIAEAATRKPPPALRGRYRLVRFEDLARAPLPEIRELYAFAGLSLTPQLEAWIHNITHGAGPGARREAFKTTSRDALNVSQAWRHALPFAKIRRVQDLCAGALQLLGYRPVFSEDEQRDLSLDLVLPRGPSSFSWASSTAERPGP; encoded by the coding sequence ATGTGGCTGCGGCGCGTCTCCAGCACGGCGGTGACTGCGCTCCTGCTGGCGCAGACCGGCCTCCTGCTCTTCCTGATCTCCCGGCCCAGACTGCCGCCTGCGGCCAGCAGCGAGGAGCGGGTGCATGTGCTGGTGCTGTCCTCGTGGCGCTCGGGCTCGTCCTTCGTGGGCCAGCTCTTCAGCCAGCACCCCGATGTCTTCTACCTGATGGAGCCCGCGTGGCACGTGTGGGCCGCCCTGTCGCAGGGCAGCGCCTTGGCGCTGCACATGGCAGTGCGCGACCTGGTGCGCTCAGTCTTCCTGTGCGACATGGATGTGTTCGAGGCCTACCTGCCGTGGAGGCGCAACCTGTCGGACCTCTTCCAATGGGCGGAGAGCCGGGCTCTGTGCTCGCCGCCCGCCTGCAGCGCCTTCCCGCGCGGCGCCATCAGCAGCGAGGCGGTGTGCAAGCCGCTGTGCGCGCGGCGGCCCTTCAGCCTGGCGCAGGAGGCCTGCCGCTCCTACAGCCACGTGGTGCTCAAGGAGGTGCGTTTCTTCAACCTGCAGGTGCTCTACCCGCTGCTCAGCGACCCAGCACTCCACCTGCGCATCGTGCACCTGGTGCGTGACCCGCGCGCTGTGCTGCGCTCGCGCGAGCAGACGGCCAAGGCGCTGGCGCGCGACAACGGCATCGTGCTGGGCACCAACGGCAAGTGGGTGGAGGCCGACCCGGAGCTGCGCGTCGTGCGTGAGGTGTGCCGCAGCCACGTGCGCATCGCCGAGGCGGCCACGCGCAAGCCTCCGCCAGCCCTGCGCGGCCGCTACCGCCTGGTGCGCTTTGAGGATCTGGCGCGGGCGCCGCTGCCGGAGATCCGAGAGCTGTACGCCTTCGCGGGCCTGAGCCTCACGCCGCAGCTCGAGGCCTGGATCCACAACATCACGCACGGCGCCGGGCCCGGGGCGCGCCGTGAGGCCTTCAAGACCACGTCAAGGGACGCGCTCAACGTCTCACAGGCTTGGCGCCACGCCCTGCCCTTCGCCAAGATCCGCCGCGTGCAGGATCTGTGTGCCGGAGCACTGCAGCTGCTGGGCTACCGGCCAGTGTTCTCCGAGGACGAGCAGCGCGACCTCAGCCTGGACCTGGTGCTGCCGCGCGGCCCGAGCAGCTTCAGCTGGGCCTCGTCCACTGCTGAGCGCCCCGGGCCGTAG